Proteins from a single region of Limosilactobacillus fermentum:
- a CDS encoding NAD(P)-dependent alcohol dehydrogenase, whose amino-acid sequence MKGFAMLGPNKTGFIEKEDPKVGSRDALVRPLAVAPCTSDIHTVFEDALGPRENMILGHEACGVVVEVGEDVKDFKPGDRVLVPAITSNWSDVYSQAGYATDSDGMLGGWKFSNIKDGVFATRFHVNDADGNLAHLPDEIDPTEACMLSDMIPTGLHASEMAGVTLGDAVAVIGIGPVGLMALRGAVLHGAGRVFAVGSREKTVEVAKKYGATDIIDYHNGRISDQILEATGGQGVDKVLIAGWNAKDTFEEAVRMLKPGGSIGNVNYLNGHDDVVFNAGDWGVGMGHKTIHGGLMPGGRLRMEKLAALVVNGRIDPSLMITHRFEGFEKIPDAIELMHHKPADLIKPVVICNDID is encoded by the coding sequence ATGAAAGGTTTTGCAATGCTGGGCCCCAACAAGACGGGCTTTATTGAAAAAGAAGATCCCAAGGTGGGCAGCCGTGACGCCCTGGTACGTCCCCTAGCCGTTGCCCCGTGTACTTCTGACATCCACACCGTGTTTGAAGATGCCTTAGGGCCACGGGAGAATATGATTCTCGGCCACGAAGCCTGCGGGGTGGTTGTGGAAGTCGGTGAAGACGTCAAGGACTTTAAACCGGGTGACCGGGTACTCGTTCCGGCGATCACGTCAAACTGGTCTGACGTTTACTCCCAAGCTGGCTACGCCACTGATTCCGACGGGATGCTGGGCGGCTGGAAGTTCTCTAATATCAAGGACGGGGTCTTCGCCACTCGTTTCCACGTTAACGACGCCGACGGGAACCTGGCTCACCTACCGGATGAAATTGACCCGACCGAGGCCTGCATGCTTTCCGACATGATCCCAACTGGCCTCCACGCTTCCGAAATGGCGGGTGTGACCCTTGGGGATGCCGTCGCCGTGATTGGGATCGGCCCGGTTGGCTTGATGGCCCTGCGCGGGGCGGTGCTCCACGGGGCTGGCCGCGTCTTTGCGGTTGGTTCACGGGAAAAGACGGTCGAAGTGGCTAAAAAGTACGGCGCAACCGACATCATTGACTACCACAACGGCCGGATTTCCGACCAAATCCTGGAAGCCACTGGTGGCCAAGGGGTCGACAAGGTCCTGATCGCCGGTTGGAACGCCAAGGACACCTTTGAAGAAGCCGTCCGGATGCTCAAGCCGGGTGGCTCAATCGGGAACGTTAACTACTTAAACGGTCACGACGACGTGGTCTTCAACGCCGGTGACTGGGGTGTTGGGATGGGTCACAAAACCATCCACGGTGGCCTGATGCCTGGTGGCCGCCTGCGGATGGAAAAGCTGGCCGCCCTCGTGGTGAACGGCCGGATCGATCCATCACTAATGATCACCCATCGCTTCGAAGGCTTCGAGAAGATTCCGGACGCCATCGAACTGATGCACCACAAGCCGGCGGACTTAATCAAGCCGGTCGTAATTTGCAACGATATCGACTAA
- a CDS encoding trans-sulfuration enzyme family protein: MKFNTQLIHGGISEDPTTGAVSTPIYRSSTFRQHVLGGGTKWEYARTGNPTRASLELLMAQLEEGGAGFAFASGSAAIHAVFSLYSSGDHFIVGKDVYGGTFRLINKVLKRFGLEFTVVDTQDLAAVEAAVQDNTVAIYFETPTNPLLEVSDIEAIAKIAKKHGLKTVIDNTFATPYNQRPLTLGADIVVHSATKYLGGHSDVVGGIAVTNDEEIAEQLAFIQNSIGAVLGPDDSWLLMRGIKTLGARMRIHHENTAAVIELLEKDPRVARVLYPGLPDFPGHDIAAKQMDHFGAMVSFELQAGLSAKKFVESLQVITLAESLGGIESLIEVPAVMTHGSIPREVRLQNGIKDELIRLSVGIEDEEDLVADLQQALDQLS; this comes from the coding sequence ATGAAGTTTAATACCCAATTAATTCACGGCGGCATTAGCGAAGACCCAACCACCGGGGCGGTTTCGACCCCAATTTACCGCTCCTCAACCTTCCGTCAACACGTCCTCGGCGGTGGCACCAAGTGGGAATATGCCCGGACCGGCAACCCGACCCGTGCCTCCTTGGAACTCTTAATGGCCCAACTAGAAGAAGGGGGCGCTGGCTTCGCCTTTGCCTCGGGATCGGCTGCCATCCACGCCGTCTTTTCCCTCTACTCCTCCGGCGATCACTTCATCGTTGGTAAGGACGTCTACGGGGGGACCTTCCGTTTGATCAACAAGGTCCTGAAGCGTTTCGGCCTCGAATTTACGGTTGTCGACACCCAGGACCTAGCGGCGGTCGAAGCGGCCGTGCAGGACAACACGGTGGCCATTTACTTTGAAACACCCACCAACCCGCTCTTGGAGGTTTCAGATATCGAAGCGATTGCTAAGATCGCCAAGAAGCATGGCTTAAAGACAGTCATTGATAACACCTTTGCCACGCCGTATAACCAACGCCCGCTGACCCTAGGCGCCGACATTGTAGTTCACTCCGCCACCAAGTACCTGGGCGGTCACTCCGACGTGGTGGGGGGGATTGCCGTTACGAACGACGAGGAAATTGCCGAACAGTTGGCCTTCATCCAAAACTCAATTGGCGCCGTCCTTGGGCCCGATGACTCCTGGCTTCTGATGCGGGGGATTAAGACCCTCGGCGCCCGAATGCGGATCCACCATGAAAACACCGCCGCCGTCATTGAACTGTTGGAAAAGGACCCGCGGGTTGCTCGGGTACTGTACCCGGGGCTGCCAGATTTCCCGGGACATGATATCGCGGCTAAGCAAATGGACCACTTCGGCGCCATGGTGTCCTTTGAACTGCAAGCGGGGCTCTCGGCAAAGAAGTTTGTCGAAAGCCTGCAGGTGATCACGCTGGCCGAAAGCCTCGGTGGGATCGAGAGCCTGATTGAAGTGCCGGCGGTGATGACCCACGGTTCCATTCCGCGTGAGGTCCGCCTGCAAAACGGGATTAAGGACGAATTAATCCGCTTGTCGGTTGGGATCGAAGACGAAGAAGACCTCGTGGCAGACTTACAGCAAGCCCTGGACCAACTGTCATAA
- a CDS encoding PLP-dependent cysteine synthase family protein produces MLVHNVYQLIGHTPLLELPLDVPNGSHVFAKLEMYNPGGSIKDRLGIALIEDGISRGAITNTTTIIEPTAGNTGIGVALAAAKHRLKTILVVPEHFSFEKQTLMKALGAEVINTPDEGGMTGATAKALELAASIADSYVPNQFANFDNPRAYERTLGPEIISDLNGQPIDAFVAGAGTGGTFAGTAKALLNVYPNAYTVAVQPKGSILDHQPKGDHRTEGIGVEQVPPFFSGLKIDEVQTITDDDAFGWVKRAARELGLLIGSSSGSALAASLKVAEKLPAGANIVTIFPDSSERYLSENIYE; encoded by the coding sequence ATGCTAGTTCACAATGTTTACCAATTAATCGGCCACACCCCGCTCTTGGAGTTGCCGCTTGACGTCCCCAACGGCAGCCACGTCTTTGCCAAGTTAGAAATGTATAACCCGGGGGGCTCGATCAAAGACCGCCTGGGGATCGCCCTGATTGAAGACGGGATTTCCCGCGGGGCGATCACGAACACGACCACGATTATTGAACCGACCGCCGGTAACACCGGGATCGGGGTCGCCCTGGCTGCCGCTAAGCACCGCCTCAAGACAATTCTGGTGGTTCCGGAGCACTTTAGCTTTGAAAAGCAGACACTGATGAAGGCGCTCGGCGCGGAGGTAATTAACACGCCGGACGAGGGCGGAATGACCGGGGCCACCGCAAAGGCCTTGGAGCTGGCCGCCAGCATTGCCGATTCCTACGTGCCTAACCAGTTCGCTAACTTCGATAACCCACGGGCCTACGAACGGACGCTGGGCCCGGAAATTATCAGTGACTTAAACGGGCAACCAATCGACGCCTTTGTGGCCGGGGCCGGCACCGGGGGCACCTTTGCCGGAACCGCTAAGGCGCTCTTAAACGTCTACCCGAACGCTTACACGGTTGCGGTTCAGCCCAAGGGATCCATTCTCGATCACCAACCCAAGGGCGACCACCGTACCGAGGGGATTGGGGTTGAACAGGTGCCACCCTTCTTTAGCGGTTTAAAGATCGACGAGGTCCAAACGATTACCGATGACGATGCCTTTGGCTGGGTTAAACGGGCGGCTAGGGAGCTGGGGCTTTTGATCGGCTCTTCCTCTGGTTCGGCCCTGGCCGCCAGTTTGAAGGTCGCCGAAAAACTACCCGCCGGCGCCAATATCGTCACCATTTTCCCCGACTCTAGCGAACGTTACTTAAGCGAAAACATTTACGAATAA
- a CDS encoding ACT domain-containing protein, with the protein MKAIVTTVGQDQVGIIAGVSHYLSTAQINILDVSQTIMSGYFTMMMMVEVPADQDFTKLAADLKDLGTQLGVEINIRNERLYQAMHQL; encoded by the coding sequence ATGAAAGCAATTGTTACTACCGTTGGTCAAGACCAAGTCGGCATCATCGCCGGGGTCAGCCACTACCTTTCCACCGCCCAGATTAATATCCTCGACGTTTCGCAAACGATCATGAGCGGCTACTTTACCATGATGATGATGGTTGAAGTCCCGGCTGACCAGGACTTCACTAAGCTAGCCGCCGACTTAAAGGACCTGGGCACCCAGCTTGGCGTGGAGATTAACATCCGCAACGAACGGCTCTACCAAGCCATGCACCAACTTTAG
- a CDS encoding PFL family protein, translated as MEIEKIQETIRMIADENLDVRTITMGISLLDCIDSDSDRACQKIYDKITTKAQDLVKVGRQIEAEFGLPIVNKRVTVTPIALIAAASGDADYVKYAKTLDRAAHTVGIDFIGGFSALTQKGYQSGDRVLISSLPQALAETELVCASVNVGSTRSGINMDAVKDMGTVIKRASELDLMANAKLVVFCNAVEDNPFMAGGFHGVSEPDVVINAGVSGPGVVKAALEKVKGQPMDVVAETIKQTAFKVTRMGQLVGTIAAQRLGVPFGIVDLSLAPTPAIGDSVAQILEEIGLEQVGTHGTTAALAMLNDAVKKGGIMACSHVGGLSGAFIPVSEDAGMIDAVNAHTLSLDKLEAMTAVCSVGLDMIAIPGDTPAETISAMIADEAAIGMINNKTTAVRVIPVAGKQVGETVEFGGLLGHAPIMGVNKASSAAMIHRGGQLPAPVHSFKN; from the coding sequence ATGGAAATCGAAAAGATCCAAGAAACGATTCGGATGATCGCCGACGAAAACCTCGACGTCCGAACAATCACGATGGGGATTTCCCTGCTCGATTGTATCGATAGCGACAGCGACCGGGCCTGCCAAAAGATCTACGACAAGATCACGACTAAGGCCCAGGACCTGGTTAAAGTCGGGCGCCAGATTGAAGCCGAATTTGGCCTGCCAATCGTTAACAAGCGGGTCACCGTTACCCCAATCGCTTTAATTGCCGCCGCCAGTGGTGACGCCGATTACGTTAAGTACGCTAAGACCCTCGACCGGGCCGCGCACACCGTGGGGATCGACTTTATCGGCGGTTTCTCGGCCCTCACCCAAAAGGGCTACCAGAGCGGCGATCGCGTTTTAATTAGCTCCCTTCCCCAAGCCCTGGCCGAAACCGAGTTGGTCTGCGCCTCGGTCAACGTTGGTTCCACCCGCAGCGGAATTAACATGGACGCCGTCAAGGACATGGGAACGGTGATCAAAAGGGCCAGTGAGTTGGACCTGATGGCCAACGCCAAACTGGTGGTCTTTTGTAACGCCGTCGAGGATAACCCCTTTATGGCCGGGGGCTTCCACGGGGTCAGCGAACCAGACGTCGTCATCAACGCCGGGGTTTCCGGTCCCGGGGTCGTTAAGGCGGCCTTGGAAAAGGTCAAGGGGCAACCCATGGACGTGGTCGCCGAAACGATCAAGCAAACCGCCTTTAAGGTCACCCGGATGGGACAGCTAGTCGGCACGATTGCGGCCCAACGCCTAGGGGTTCCCTTCGGCATCGTGGACCTCTCGCTGGCCCCAACGCCGGCGATTGGCGACTCGGTGGCCCAGATCCTAGAGGAAATTGGCTTGGAACAAGTCGGCACCCACGGGACCACCGCTGCCTTAGCCATGCTCAACGACGCCGTTAAAAAGGGCGGGATCATGGCCTGCAGCCACGTCGGCGGTTTGTCGGGAGCCTTCATTCCGGTCTCAGAGGACGCCGGGATGATTGACGCGGTCAACGCCCACACCTTAAGCCTCGATAAGCTCGAAGCAATGACGGCGGTCTGCTCGGTGGGCCTGGACATGATCGCCATCCCGGGGGACACCCCAGCCGAAACGATCAGCGCCATGATTGCCGATGAGGCCGCCATCGGGATGATTAACAACAAGACGACCGCCGTGCGGGTCATCCCGGTCGCCGGCAAGCAGGTTGGCGAGACGGTCGAGTTCGGTGGTTTACTGGGCCACGCCCCAATTATGGGCGTCAATAAGGCCTCGTCTGCCGCCATGATTCACCGTGGTGGCCAACTCCCCGCCCCCGTCCACAGCTTTAAAAACTAA
- a CDS encoding helix-turn-helix transcriptional regulator, protein MNLQKSARLNQELIYLSDKHSFHLSDLMTTFKISKRTALRDIESLEQLGLALYSTPGPAGGYHLIQEGLLTKVYFNPDEIHAIFFALKAMSMMSETPFNEPFKQIRAKLLMNLAPNRQAGVRRLEDAVAYYTVPAVKHNPYLRNLLTIISHNHLASVTFNGQALTIQPYQLLYRDGYWLVASWDPTSQTCWNYRCDCLTSCQELASPLALTKQELQAKIKLFNHGEGGVKFKALLTEHGRDHFLRSNYPSMRLEENAGRYYLTGYYNERTFDYVVDYLLTFSNHAKLIEPQPLIDGYLKKLRTLLNQYAD, encoded by the coding sequence ATGAACTTGCAAAAATCCGCCCGCCTCAACCAAGAATTGATTTACCTCAGCGATAAGCACTCCTTTCACTTAAGCGACCTAATGACCACCTTCAAAATCTCTAAGCGGACTGCCCTCCGCGACATTGAAAGCCTAGAACAGTTAGGTCTCGCCCTTTATTCAACGCCTGGTCCGGCTGGCGGCTACCACCTAATTCAAGAGGGGTTGTTAACGAAGGTCTACTTTAACCCTGATGAAATCCACGCCATCTTCTTCGCCCTCAAAGCGATGTCAATGATGAGCGAAACGCCCTTTAACGAACCTTTTAAACAAATTAGGGCCAAGCTCCTCATGAATTTAGCCCCTAATCGCCAAGCGGGGGTTCGGCGGCTAGAAGATGCGGTCGCCTACTACACCGTCCCTGCGGTCAAACACAACCCGTACTTGCGGAACCTATTGACGATTATCTCACACAATCACTTAGCCAGCGTCACCTTTAACGGTCAGGCTCTGACCATCCAGCCCTATCAGCTCCTTTACCGGGACGGCTATTGGTTGGTGGCTAGCTGGGACCCGACCAGTCAAACTTGCTGGAACTACCGGTGCGACTGCCTGACTAGTTGCCAAGAGCTAGCCTCGCCCCTAGCACTAACCAAACAAGAGCTCCAAGCAAAAATTAAGCTCTTTAATCACGGCGAGGGTGGGGTCAAGTTCAAGGCGTTGTTAACAGAGCATGGTCGGGACCACTTCTTGCGGAGTAATTACCCCAGCATGCGACTGGAAGAAAACGCCGGCCGCTACTACTTGACTGGCTATTATAACGAGCGGACCTTCGATTACGTCGTCGACTACCTCTTAACCTTTAGCAACCACGCCAAGCTTATAGAGCCCCAACCGCTAATTGACGGTTATTTAAAAAAATTGCGCACCCTGCTGAATCAGTATGCCGATTAA
- a CDS encoding DMT family transporter, translating to MTESNKGILLAICGASLWGALGAGAQLIFSHTSMTASWLVAVRLIFAGLIMTAIGLVRNPGQTKGLLTNRGDLGILIAFTFLGMLNSQFTYMKAVQTSNAPTATVIQYLQPVLIIVWFTLRNRAWPRRLDILSITIALVGTFFLVTGGHLNSLSLTPIALFWGLMCALAAAIYTVLPQGLLSRYDTLTVCGLGMLIGGICMSPVLVLTPLPNMTAFDWGTLVYIVIFGTILAYTLFLSSINYISPAVTGMLSAFEPLVATTLAVAFLGTKLTAASVLGSLLIILCTLIQSLPLKRILDLLHLAKH from the coding sequence ATGACAGAATCAAACAAGGGGATCCTCCTGGCCATTTGCGGAGCGTCCCTGTGGGGGGCCTTGGGAGCTGGCGCCCAGCTAATCTTTTCACACACGTCAATGACCGCATCCTGGTTAGTGGCCGTCCGCCTGATCTTTGCCGGCTTAATCATGACGGCAATCGGTTTGGTGCGCAACCCGGGGCAAACCAAGGGGCTCTTAACTAATAGGGGCGACCTAGGGATTTTAATTGCATTTACCTTTTTGGGGATGCTGAACTCCCAGTTTACCTACATGAAGGCGGTACAAACGAGCAACGCTCCGACCGCCACGGTGATTCAGTACCTACAACCGGTGTTAATCATTGTCTGGTTTACCCTTCGTAACCGGGCCTGGCCCAGGCGGCTAGACATACTTTCGATTACAATTGCTCTGGTGGGGACCTTCTTTTTGGTCACCGGCGGACACTTGAACTCGCTATCCCTGACGCCGATCGCCCTGTTTTGGGGGTTAATGTGTGCGCTGGCGGCCGCCATCTACACCGTCTTACCCCAGGGCCTGTTAAGTCGCTACGACACGCTAACCGTCTGCGGCCTAGGAATGCTGATCGGGGGGATTTGCATGAGCCCAGTTTTGGTCCTTACGCCCTTACCCAATATGACGGCCTTCGATTGGGGAACCCTTGTCTACATCGTTATATTCGGAACGATCCTGGCCTACACCCTCTTTTTGAGCAGCATTAATTACATTTCACCAGCCGTCACCGGGATGTTGTCGGCCTTTGAACCACTGGTCGCCACAACCTTAGCGGTGGCTTTCTTGGGAACCAAGTTGACGGCAGCGAGCGTCTTGGGTTCATTATTGATCATCCTGTGCACCCTGATTCAGTCGCTGCCACTCAAACGAATCTTGGATCTTTTGCACCTTGCCAAGCACTAA
- a CDS encoding DUF4352 domain-containing protein gives MARKIKDDNGHVYVEKKPFYKRVWFWLVVVVLVVIVAAGMGGSGSSDSSDKSASSSSSSATPLDKVYKVGQTASYKGYKIKVNSVSYSSGNEYEQPDSGKQYVIVNVTITNDTDESQDYNPYDFKLDADGNNTDLDEIYTDVDNTLNAGSLDKGASVTGNMVGQASTSVSKLQLQYQTSVWNDKTVKFDLKSNQ, from the coding sequence ATGGCAAGAAAAATTAAGGATGATAACGGTCACGTGTACGTAGAAAAGAAGCCCTTTTATAAACGGGTCTGGTTCTGGTTAGTGGTCGTGGTGTTAGTGGTGATTGTCGCCGCGGGGATGGGTGGCTCCGGTTCATCGGATAGCTCAGACAAGTCCGCCTCGAGCTCGAGCAGTTCGGCCACCCCACTCGATAAGGTATACAAGGTCGGCCAAACCGCCTCGTATAAGGGTTATAAGATTAAGGTCAATAGCGTTTCGTACAGTTCCGGTAACGAGTACGAACAGCCCGATTCCGGTAAGCAATACGTGATTGTCAACGTGACGATCACCAACGATACCGACGAATCGCAAGACTACAACCCTTATGACTTTAAGCTCGACGCCGACGGGAATAACACCGACCTCGATGAAATCTACACCGACGTCGACAACACCTTAAACGCCGGTTCCTTAGACAAGGGGGCTTCGGTGACCGGTAACATGGTCGGCCAGGCAAGCACGAGCGTCTCTAAGCTCCAGCTCCAATACCAGACCTCGGTTTGGAACGATAAGACGGTTAAGTTTGATTTGAAGAGTAATCAGTAG
- a CDS encoding FAD-dependent oxidoreductase, translated as MKAGTYKVKAKGHGSSFMPMEVTLSDDAIQRIRVDASGETSGIADEVFKRLPAKIVKGQTLNVDTVAGATISSRGVVDGVAEAITLAGGDAAEWKQRAKPEAATQAAQVEEYQTDVVVVGAGGAGLAAATRSLQHDKQVVILEKFPQLGGNTTRAGGPMNAADPDWQRDFAALTGEKETLKELANTPLEQIDPEYRADFERLREQIKEYIASGAQYLFDSNLLHEIQTYLGGKREDLAGHEIHGRYQLVKTLVDNALDSVKWLADLGVKFDQTDVTMPVGALWRRGHKPVEPMGYAFIHVLGDWVTEHGATILTETRAEHLLMENGRVVGVVAHKTDGTKVTVRAKSTFLTAGGFGANTPMVQKYNTYWEHIDDDIATTNSPAITGDGISLGQEAGAELTGMGFIQLMPVSDPVTGELFTGLQTPPENFIMVNQEGKRFVNEFAERDTLAAAAIAQGGLFYLIADDKIKETAYNTTQESIDAQVEAGTLFKADTLAELAGKVGMDPATLEDTINKYNSYVDAGHDPEFGKSAFHLKCEVAPFYATPRKPAIHHTMGGLAIDEHGHVLDKAERVIAGLYSAGENAGGLHAGNRLGGNSLADIFTFGRLAADTAAQENG; from the coding sequence ATGAAAGCAGGAACGTACAAAGTAAAAGCTAAGGGGCACGGCTCATCCTTCATGCCAATGGAGGTCACGCTAAGCGACGATGCGATTCAACGGATTCGAGTTGACGCCAGTGGGGAAACAAGCGGGATCGCCGACGAAGTTTTTAAACGGCTTCCGGCTAAGATTGTGAAGGGACAAACGCTAAACGTGGACACCGTTGCCGGGGCGACAATCTCCTCACGTGGGGTCGTTGACGGGGTGGCCGAAGCGATTACCCTGGCCGGTGGCGATGCCGCTGAGTGGAAGCAACGGGCCAAGCCAGAAGCAGCGACTCAGGCCGCTCAAGTTGAGGAATATCAAACCGACGTGGTGGTAGTTGGGGCCGGTGGGGCTGGCTTGGCGGCCGCTACCCGGAGCCTCCAGCACGATAAGCAAGTTGTTATTTTAGAAAAGTTCCCGCAACTAGGGGGCAACACCACCCGGGCCGGGGGACCAATGAACGCCGCCGATCCGGACTGGCAAAGGGACTTTGCCGCCTTGACCGGGGAAAAAGAGACCCTGAAAGAGTTGGCTAACACGCCATTAGAACAGATCGACCCCGAATACCGTGCCGACTTTGAACGGTTACGGGAGCAAATTAAGGAATACATTGCTTCCGGAGCCCAGTACCTCTTTGATTCCAACCTCCTTCACGAAATCCAGACTTACTTAGGGGGGAAGCGTGAAGACCTCGCCGGTCATGAAATTCACGGTCGGTACCAGCTGGTCAAGACCTTGGTCGATAACGCTCTGGACTCGGTCAAATGGCTAGCTGACCTTGGGGTTAAATTCGATCAAACCGACGTAACAATGCCGGTTGGGGCCCTGTGGCGGCGTGGCCACAAGCCGGTTGAGCCAATGGGGTACGCCTTCATTCACGTCCTGGGCGACTGGGTTACGGAACACGGTGCCACCATCCTGACCGAAACCCGTGCCGAACACCTCCTGATGGAAAACGGCCGGGTAGTGGGGGTCGTGGCCCACAAGACCGACGGGACTAAGGTGACCGTCCGTGCTAAATCCACCTTCTTGACCGCCGGGGGCTTTGGCGCCAACACGCCAATGGTCCAAAAGTACAACACCTACTGGGAGCACATTGACGACGACATTGCCACCACTAATTCACCGGCCATCACCGGTGACGGGATTAGTTTAGGCCAGGAGGCAGGCGCTGAGTTGACCGGGATGGGCTTTATCCAGTTAATGCCAGTCTCCGACCCGGTGACCGGGGAACTGTTTACCGGCCTGCAGACGCCACCGGAAAACTTCATCATGGTCAACCAAGAGGGCAAGCGGTTCGTCAACGAGTTTGCGGAACGCGACACCCTGGCCGCCGCCGCGATTGCCCAGGGGGGCCTCTTCTACTTGATCGCCGATGATAAGATCAAAGAGACGGCCTACAACACGACCCAGGAATCAATTGACGCCCAAGTCGAAGCCGGCACCCTCTTTAAGGCAGATACGTTAGCGGAACTAGCCGGGAAGGTGGGGATGGACCCGGCCACCCTGGAAGACACGATTAACAAGTACAATTCTTACGTCGACGCGGGCCACGATCCGGAGTTTGGCAAGAGTGCCTTCCACCTTAAGTGCGAAGTGGCGCCATTTTACGCCACCCCGCGCAAGCCGGCCATCCACCACACGATGGGGGGCTTGGCGATTGATGAACACGGTCACGTGCTAGACAAGGCGGAGCGAGTAATCGCCGGTTTATACTCCGCCGGGGAAAACGCCGGGGGCCTCCACGCTGGGAACCGGCTCGGTGGTAACTCGTTGGCTGATATCTTTACCTTTGGCCGCTTGGCCGCCGATACCGCCGCACAAGAAAACGGCTAG
- a CDS encoding LysR family transcriptional regulator gives MRDPDLMLNYLEVLLKHSNFTKAASELYIFQPYLTQLIKRIEKELGAPIINRHRLPFSLTEAGQIYYQYLENLSAEHQRLALQLARYTNDSTEIIRVAVLESLGTFLLPAILPRFLKDHPSVRIQVVEGFPHQSEERILNDQADLYMGQTPETLNYGIHPYINGGENYYVIIPATSKFYQPGRFILDPSTYNLDDLLQEPFVLSSAESEIRHQVNSLFQNRKLVPKVVMVSNSVITVANLAIQGVGLTISAASILKRIKETPINLYPLDPSLIQIRYFIGAKKDRPLTDAMRDLIAAFQSANLQMKIH, from the coding sequence GTGCGTGACCCGGATTTGATGCTCAACTACTTAGAGGTCTTGCTTAAGCACAGCAACTTCACTAAGGCGGCTAGCGAGCTTTACATCTTCCAGCCCTATTTGACCCAGCTAATCAAACGGATCGAAAAGGAATTGGGCGCCCCAATTATCAACCGCCACCGCTTACCCTTCTCTTTAACGGAAGCCGGCCAAATATACTACCAGTACCTCGAGAACCTGTCAGCCGAACATCAACGCCTTGCACTTCAATTAGCCCGCTACACCAACGACAGCACCGAAATCATCCGGGTGGCCGTTTTAGAGAGCCTGGGAACCTTCTTGTTGCCGGCAATCCTCCCCCGCTTCTTAAAGGACCACCCCAGCGTCCGGATCCAAGTGGTCGAAGGCTTCCCCCACCAAAGCGAGGAGCGGATTTTAAATGACCAGGCCGACCTTTACATGGGCCAAACCCCCGAAACCTTAAATTACGGGATTCACCCCTACATTAACGGCGGCGAGAACTACTACGTCATCATCCCCGCCACCTCCAAGTTTTACCAACCCGGTCGCTTCATCCTCGACCCTTCAACGTATAACCTAGACGACCTCTTGCAAGAACCCTTCGTCTTGAGCTCCGCCGAATCGGAAATTCGCCACCAGGTTAACAGCCTCTTTCAAAACCGGAAGCTGGTTCCCAAGGTGGTGATGGTCTCAAACAGCGTCATCACGGTCGCCAACCTCGCCATTCAGGGGGTGGGCTTGACGATTTCGGCCGCCAGCATCCTCAAACGGATTAAGGAAACGCCGATCAACCTCTACCCACTCGACCCCTCGCTGATCCAAATCCGCTACTTTATTGGCGCCAAAAAGGACCGTCCGCTCACCGACGCCATGCGAGACCTCATCGCCGCTTTTCAGTCCGCCAACCTCCAAATGAAAATCCATTGA